Genomic DNA from Segatella copri:
AGAAAGATAAATTTCACCCAAATGGGGAGGTATGGCTCGCATGTTGAGCAAACCTATCGCAACGCATTCGGCTTAAAAAAGTCGAAAAGCATTGACTGGCTCAAACTTAATGTCTCACTTGCCAAGCGCTTCTTTGGTAAACAGGGAAGATGGGCTATTGCCATTGATCCCAGCTACATCAGCAAAGCTGGCAAGAAGACTCCACATATCGGTCGTTTTTGGTCGGGATGTGCACAGTCTGTTAAACATGGTCTCGAAATCATGGGTATTGGCCTCATTGATATTGATGCCAAAGACTGCATGATGTTAAAAGCACACCAGTCGCTAAGTAATAAAGAACTGAGTCTTAGAAACAAGACAATGGTAGATTTCTATATCGGCGTCATTAAGCGTTATCGCAAGGAACTTCTCAAACTCTCAACCCTCATAGTTGCAGATGCTTACTTCTCTACAAGTACATTTGTTAATGGGATAAAGAAAGAAGGGTTCTCTTTGATAAGCCGCTTTCGTGACAATGCTTGTCTCTTTTATGTCTATGCTGGTCCACGTACTGGAAAACGTGGTCGCCCAAAGACCAAGGATGGCAAGATTGATATGAAGAATCTTGACCTCACTCGAATGGAGAAGATGGAGATGAAAGATATAGAAGGAATAGCTTATACTTTGATAGCCTATTCCAAGGCACTCAGGTGTAAAGTTAGACTTGTCATCTGGCAGATGCCGAATGGCAAGAAGAAACTATTCTTCTCTACAGACACCTCACTTTCGGGTGAAGAAGTACTTCTTTATTATAGAACCAGGTTCCAGATCGAATTTTGCTTTCGTGACGCCAAAGGCTATACTGGTCTTATGGACTGCCAGGCTCGCGATAAGTGGAAACTCGATTTTGCTTTCAATGCTTCGTTCACATCACTAAATGTTGCCAAGGTAACTATGAAGGAGATGGGAATGGAATATTCTATGTCTTCATTCAAGTCACTGATGACCAACATTTATATGGTGAAACGAATTTTTAAAGCAAGCGGGTACACCCCGAACCGAACTTTAATTAGCAAGATTTTCAAAGATCTCTCGTGCTTACAGCGTATAGCTGCTTAGCACATTATTGAATTATTAACGAACTATTGTTTAATTTAATCTGTCAGAAATTTGAGAATGCCGAGCAACACGCTGGTGCGGGTTCTTTCGTCGATGATGCATTCCAGCGGGAATCCCATGACGAAGCTGCGGTAAGTTGTGCTCTTGTAGGCAACAGCCGCACTCGTTCCCGTATCGTATTGCATCGCCGTGAAGGCGTAATTGCCAACCGGTTTCAATATCTCGGGATGGGTTGCCGCATAATGCTGGGCATTCAGCTCGTTATAATAGCTGAACTGCAGACCTAATCCCTTGACGTTAGGCGAAGTGTAGACAATACTGTCTCGTTCTGTTACGGTTGAATCTTCGGGATTGATTTCCCTGGTGATGGCCGTAGAACCTGTAGGCTCATAGCTGAGTTTCAGAATATCGCTCAGGAACGCCTGTTCCTCTTCAGTCTGCATGTCGCTTCCGGTGTAAGAACCGCTTATCAGAATTCTGCCGCCTTGGCTGGCGTATTGCCTGATGCTGTTCTGCAGGGCAGGCGTGAACGACTTGAAGAAGGTGTGAGTATAGCCGTCATGGCGCTCTAATCCGTTGATGAGGTCAACTGCCTGATAGTTCTTCATCTGAACCCTGCCGCTGGTGATGACTTCGCTCGAACAGCTGGAAATATTATATTTGCCCGAAGCTGCAATACTTGTAGCATGCGCCTGAACGTAGTTGAAGTCATTGCCTGCCACAAACTTACCAATCATTTCGTTGCCGCTGAAACCGAGTCCGAAACTGGTTTCGTTGCCCATTCTGCTTCTGTCGAACACCTGTTGCTTGCCGCTCCATCCCGCCGTCAGTCCGTAGCTTACGCCCGGATCCTGATTGAGGTCAAATCCCTGCTTTTCCTCATCATCCACGACCTGCGGAGAGGCAAGGCGATGGAAATTGTTTACGATGAGCACAGACTTGCTGGCAGCAGGATTATAGAGCACAGAGAGGGTTTCGGTGGTGAAACTTTCTCCTCCCGCATTAACCGCAGCCACCTTAAAATGGTAAAGCTTGCCCGGTTCCAGCTGCATCTGGCAGCGGGTGGTGTTCACGATGGTTCCGTTGTCAAAACCGCCTTGTCCCTCAGCCTTATAAATAATGTAAGAAGTAGGGCGGGCAGATGGTTCCGTCTTGTCCAGCTGAGCAGTCCATGAGAGTAGGGCAACGCCTTGGTTCTGCGTAACGCTGAAGTTCTGCGGAGCCAGCGGCTGGACCACGTATCGGGTTCCATGATTGCTGTTTACGAAGCGCAGGATAGTTTTGTAGATGGAGCGTGCGATATAGAATTTTCCGAGCGGATCCTGAGCAATTCTCATATCAGGGAAATTCTGATGCGAAAGCATTTCGAGAATAGCCGACGGAACTTCCGGCAGACGGGTTTCAGAATAGTTTCTGTCCCATAGGTAGCGTTTGCCGAATTCTCCGAACTGAGCCGTCAGATCCGTAACGAGATTATCGCGCAAAGCCCTGGCGAAATCCTTGGATGTGAATCTGGAGATTCCGCTGTTCAGTATTCCGTCGTTATAATCTGTGGTGCAGATAGCAAGGGCTCCAACGGTAGATTTTCCGTCCTTATTGTAACCCGCATCACTATGAAGTGCCAGCGAGAGTTCTATAGGCACATGCTTGCCATTTTTGGCAGGCATGTAAACCGAACCGCCGCCCAGCCAATTGGTCATCAGCGAACGGGTGTTGATGTCGTCGGCGTAATCATTTTCTCCCTTTCGGCCTCCATAAACCTTATAGGGAGCACCAGCCCATTGGGCGTAGTATCTGGCTCCTTCCAGGCAACGGGGCAATCCGCTGGTGTAACCGCCACGCTCTATGTTTCCCATGCCGCCGCCAAAGCGGACAGCATCTGTAGTTACTACTCCACGGCGTGAAGCCTTGTTGGTGCAGACCACCCGGTTGAACTCGTTGCAGCCCTTGTCGAAATCGAAGGTGCCCAGGTAAACCCAGGTACCTCCGCCCATGCGCTGGTTAACGGAAAACTCCGTGGCTTCGCCCTTGTGATAAACGATGTATTTTGCATCGCTCACGCTCTTGGGGAGCGACTGGTAGCTTACGTAGACTGCGTATTTGCCGGCTTCCTTGAAACGGGGCTGGTAGCTTACCTGGCTAGTTTTCTTGCGCTTGGTAGCCTTCGCCTGTCTCACGGTTCCCATGCGGAACGGATTTTCCCCATCTTTCAGTCGGTAGCGGTTGGCAAAACCGAGCGAATCGCATTTTTTCCATCGCTTGCTCGCCTCCTTTTCGAAATAATAAACCGACTTGACAGCATCATCATTATCGATGACGATTTCGTTTCTCTGCCAGTCTCTTTCACGGGGTGTGAAGACGATGGCTCCCGCATTCTGGAGCATCGGGATGAGGTAGGGCACGACGATGGTTTGGGTAAAAAGATCTTCGTTTGTGCAAAACAGGTTAGGGCGTTGCCATTTCCATACATCTCTGTCGGCATAATAATACCGTCCGTGCGAGGCCCATAGCGAAAGGTGCCTGTTCTGTAGTCCTGCCGTAACGAAATAAGGGCGGGAAACATTAAACACCCATGGGTCGCCATCATAATCTATGCCTTGCCATGCGCCGCTGTTAGCCTCGTCGTAGATAGGAAAAAACGATTTGCCGTTAGCCTGAAGCGAAGCTCCAGCGGCTAACAGCAAACTGCTTATCAAACAATATGTTATGTTTTGGTGTTTCACTTTACGAATACTCCTTCTTTAATAGCTGACTAAACCGTTATCTTCTAAGGTTTAATCAATATTTCCGATTGTGAACTTCTCCGGTTTCTTTCCTTTGAAATCCTTGAAGTACAACTTGATTTCACGCATGTCTTTGTCAACATCTCCTGACGGGATAATCTGCCTGGTGCATTGGATGACCTTCTTCTCATAGTCAAGCCCATAGAGATGGATAGGCAGATGCGCCTTGAGGGCTATGAAATAGAATCCCTTTTTCCATTCCGGGTTGAGCGAGCGGGTACCTTCGGGCGTAATGCACAGTCCGAAAGCCTTGCGCTTATCCGCTTCTGCAGCCAGATTATCCGTCATGCTGGTATGTTTGCTTCTCCACACAGGAATACCGCCCATCTTTCTGAAGATAGGACCTAGCGGCCAGAAGAACCATTCCTTTTTCATAAGGAAATTACATTTGATTCCCTCAGCATGGGCAAAGAGCTGGCCTAGGATCAGATCCCAGTTGCTGGTGTGCGGAGCCATGCAGATAATATACTTTTCAGGAAGCTCCTGGGTGATGATTTTCTTATAGCCCAAGCGCTTATACAATATCCATTGACAAATTCCTTTTACCATATATTTAAATAGGTGTATTTCCTGATTCTGATGATGAAAGGATTATGCCAGGTTTGAAATCTGGTCGATGATTTCGCTCACCTGCTTGTTGAAGTCGACTGTGAGTTTCTTATAATATTCACCCTTCGTGATTCCCGGTTCCGGGTGAGACACGCGGCTGATGTAATCGCCGTTGATCATGACGATAGCTGAAAGAATGCCATCCACATCTTCCTGTGTAGGCTTACCATTATACAAAGATGCAGCTACTGTTTCGGCGAAAAGTTCGCTTGTAATGTAGTTGATTGTGCGCTTTAAATCTCTTTTATTAGCCATAATTCTTTTCTCCTAATTAATGAATAATTAAAAATATCGCTCAAAGATAATCATTTTCTTTGAAATAACATCATTTTTTGGGAAAAAATGTATCTATTAACGCATTTTTAGCATTTTTCTTTCCGTATCTCGCAGAAAAGAGTTATTTTTGCAGATGTTTTTGAAGTTTCAACTAATTAAAATAAAAACGAATTATGGAAAAAAGTGCATTGCAGATTGCAAGAGCTGCTTATCAGCCAAAATTGCCTAAGGCTCTCCAGGGCCCAGTAAAGGCAGTTGAAGGTGCAGCAACACAGTCAGTAGGTAATCAGGACGAAATCAAGGCGTTGTTCCCTAACACTTATGGAATGCCTGTTATTACATTCGAGGCAGGTGAGGCTAAGGAACTTCCTGCTTTCAACGTAGGTGTTATCCTCTCAGGTGGTCAGGCTCCTGGCGGTCACAACGTGATTTCTGGTCTCTTCGACGGTGTGAAGTCTCTCAACCCAGCTAACAAGCTCTATGGTTTCATCCTCGGTCCTGGTGGTCTCGTTGACCATAAGTACATGGAGATTACTTCTGAAATCATGGACGAATACCGCAATACTGGTGGTTTCGACATCATCGGTTCCGGACGTACCAAGCTTGAGAAGGAAGACCAGTTTGAGAAGGGTATTGAGATTCTTCGTGAACTCGGCATCAAGGCACTTGTCATCATCGGTGGTGACGACTCAAATACCAACGCTTGCGTTCTCGCAGAATACTATGCTGCCAAGAAGTATGGCGTACAGGTAATCGGTTGCCCTAAGACTATCGACGGCGACTTGAAGAACGAGCAGATTGAGACTTCTTTCGGTTTCGATACAGCCTGCAAGACATATTCTGAGCTCATCGGTAACATCGAGCGCGACTGTAACTCAGCACGTAAGTACTGGCACTTCATCAAGCTGATGGGTCGTTCAGCATCTCACATCGCTCTTGAGTGCGCTCTCCAGACTCAGCCAAACATCTGCTTGATTTCTGAGGAGGTAGAGGCTAAGGAAATGTCACTCGATGATGTGGTTACTTATATTGCAACTGCAGTAGCTAACCGTGCTGCTGAGGGTAACAACTTCGGTACTGTTCTCATCCCAGAGGGCTTGATCGAGTTCATCCCAGCTATCAAGAAGCTTATCGCAGAATTGAACGAGGTTCTTACAGACCCTGCAACAGGCGAGAGCCGTGAGTTTGCAAGTGCTGAGGAGCAGATTGCATTCGTTAAGGGTGCCATCGCTAAGGACAACCTCGCAGTATTGGAGTCTTTGCCAGCTGACGTAGCTCGCCAGCTTTGCCTCGACCGCGACCCTCACGGAAACGTACAGGTTTCTCTCATCGAGACAGAGAAGTTGCTTTCTCGCATGGTAGCTGAGAAGTTGGCTGCATGGAAGAAGGAGGGTAAGTACGTAGGTAAGTTCTCTGCACAGCACCACTTCTTCGGTTACGAGGGACGTTGCGCAGCTCCTTCTAACTACGATGCTGACTACTGCTACTCACTCGGTTTCAACGCTTCACGCCTCATCGCTAACGGCAAGACCGGTTACATGTCAATCATTAAGAACACAACAGCTCCTGCAGCAGAATGGATTGCAGGTGGTGTGCCAATCACTATGATGATGAACATCGAGCGTCGTAATGGTGCTAACAAGCCAGTTATCCGCAAGGCTCTCGTTGAGCTGGATGGCGCTCCATTCAAGTTCTTCGCTTCTAAGCGCGATGAGTGGGCTAAGGAAACAGCTTACGTTTATCCAGGTCCTATCCAGTACTGGGGTCCTTCTGAGGTTTGCGACCAGACCACAAAGACTCTCCAGTTGGAGCAGGCTAAGTAAAAAATAGAATAAATATTTTTTTATATGTCAACAAGACGAACGGCTTCTTCACAGAAAAAGAGTGCCATGACGAGAAAGAAAACTCCTCGGCGTGGCGGCTCCCGTGGTAGAAGGCGTTCGTCTTCTTTTTTGCAACGCTATCCCCGTTGGGCGTGGTGGATAGGCGGAACGGCGGTTATCGTGCTCTATGTCTTTCTGTTCTATCATTTCTTTGTAGGTCCTACTGGTTTCCGATGGCGTGCGCTTTATGGCGATGCTGAATATCCTGAAGGTTTCGAAATTCATGGAATCGACATTTCGCATTATCAGGGCAAGATAGACTGGGAACAGCTCAAGAATGCGATGATCAAGGGTTGTCCTGTGCGCTTCGTCATCATCAAGAGTACGGAAGGTTCTTCACGGCTCGATGAGAATTTCCGCGAGAACTTTAATCAGGCTCGCGATTTCGGTTTCATCCGGGGTGTTTATCATTTCTGGAGCAATAAGTCGACGGCCCGCGAACAGGCTTATTATTTCCTAGACCAGGTTCATCTTACGGATGGCGATTTGCCTCCGGTACTGGATATTGAACATAAGCCGGCAGATAAGAGTGTGGAGGATTTCCAGCGTGATGTGCTTACCTGGCTGCATATTGTAGAGGATAAGTATCATGTTAAACCTATCATCTACACCTATTATAAATTCAAGGAGCAATATCTGAGTGCGCCTGTCTTCGAAGATTATCCTTACTGGATAGCCCACTATTATGTTGACAAGGTTCAGTATAAGGGCAAATGGAAGTTCTGGCAGCATACGGATGTGGGCAAGTTGCCGGGCATTAAAGGCTACGTAGATTTCAATATTTACAACGGCAGTTATTATGAGCTCAAGCAGCTCTGCATAGGAAGCAATAATAATGAGAAGAAATTCATGGAATAAAGGTTGGACTTTTGGCAATATGCGAAAATCCAACCTTTATTCGTATGTTTTAATCTGATATTTCTGATTTCAGATTTTTCGTTCTGAATGTTTAGAATCAGAAAAGAATCTTTATGAACCTAAAACAAGGCAGGCCCAATTGTTGTCAATCTGTCTGTTTATTTCATGCATTCCCAGTTCTTCTGCTTTCTCCAGGAGTACAGGAATATCTTCTTCGTAGAAGCCGCTCAGAACCAAGGTTCCGCCGATGTTCATCACGCTACGGAAAGCGCGCATGTCGTCGAGCAGAATGTTGCGGTTGATGTTGGCTAGAACCAGGTCGAAAACGCCGCTGATGTGGTTGATTACCTGACTGTTGCCAAAGAGTACTTCCATGTTAGTTACGCCGTTGAGCACGGCATTATGCTTGGCATTTTCCACGCTCCACTCGTCAATATCGTAGCCTACCACGTCTTTCGCTCCGAGTTTTGAGCAGGTGAGGGCAAGGATTCCCGTACCCGTTCCGCAATCCAGGATGCGCTTGGTTCTGATAGGCATGTGGAGCAGCTGCGAAATAATCATGCGTGTGGTTTCGTGGTTTCCTGTTCCGAACGCCAGTTTCGCCTCAATACCTATTTCTATCATGTCGGGTCTGTTGCTCGTATCGGGATAGAGTTCGGGATGTTTCGCATCGTAAATCACCACCTGGTTGTCCACATAAATTGGTTCGAATCCCTGTTCTTCCCATTCCTGGTTCCAATCCTTATCTTCTGCATCTTTCACCTCGTAGGTAATTTTCGCATCCCCGATAGGGAAATCAGCAATATAGGCATCCAGCATCTCCTTGTCGAAGAGTTCTTTCTGCACATACGCTTCCAGTCCGGTTTCTGTTTCTTCAAAAGATTCAAATCCGGCTTCGGCTGCACCATCGGCAAGCAGATCCTGAGAGGCCTGCATCAAGTCGGCAGTCGTTTCAATAGTGAATGTTGCTACTAAATATTTCATATTTAATTTGTATTAATTTCTTGTCTAAAAACGCCTTCGAATGTTCAAAAAAGCTAGATTTGTTTTAAATCTTCTGCAAAATTATAAAAAAATAGGGGAAAACCTACAATTATTTAGGGAAATTCTGTATTTTTGCATAAAGATAAGCAATATTTTTGCATCCAGATTATTATATAATCAGAAAAGGGCTCTTTCTGGAGTATTTTTCCTGATGGTTTATGATGGATCTGGAAAGAGAAAAATGGAAAAAAATAAATAGGAGAACAGAATATGAAAAGAAAGTATCTTCTTGCAGTCCTTATCGCAGCTGCGATGCCACTCACTTCGATGGCACAGGACGATGACCTCTACTTCAATCCGAAGAAGGAGGCCAAAGAAAAGGCTGAAAGACGGGCTCTGCTCCAGCGCCAGTATGCTGAACAGCGGGCACGTAGAGATAGTGTTTATCGGCTGTTTTGGAGCGGAAGCGACCGTTCGGTAGATGAATACAATCGAGGCGGCAGAATCTTCAGCCATTATGAGAATGTAGGGAAAGATTCCCTGGGCAACGACATTATCCAGTTCCATGTGGGCAAGGGTGTGGCGCCAGATAGCATTTATGATGATGCTTACTTCGCCCAGAAGTATGCTGACAGGGATGAGGATTTCGTACGCACACGCGAGATGAGCCGATGGGACGGATTCTATGATCCATGGTTCTACGATTATTATGGTTACGGTCCTTACTACTGGCGCAGCCGCATGTGGGGCTGGCACAATCCTTGGCGCTACGGCTATTATGCCGGCTGGTATGATCCTTGGTTCGACCCTTGGTACGATCCTTGGTATTATGGTTACTGCGGCTGGTATGGTGGCTGGTATGACCCTTGGTATTATGGCTGGGGCGGCTACTACAATCCTTGGTATTGGGGCGGTCCGATAATCGGACATGTTAGCTATGGTGGACGCAATTCGGGCGGTTATGCAGGAAGCAGAACTTATCGTTATAATGGCGATAAAGGCTATGCTGGCAACAGTACTTACCGAAGCAACAGAAACCGCAATTTCGGCGGTCGCATCAACGATAATGGCCGTTACAATAGCGTTCGTAACAATAATACCAACAACTTCGACCGCAGCAACTTTGGCGGATTCGGAAACCGTAGTGGAGCCAGCTTCGGAGGCGGAACGCATTCCGGTGGCGGAAGCTTTGGCGGAGGAGGCGGTAGCTTCGGAGGCGGCAGTCGCTCAGGTGGCGGCGGCTTTGGCGGAAGAAGATAGTCGCTTTTAAAGTTTATGGTTAATAGTTTATAGCTTGGGCCTTTGTTCTGAGGATGAAGACCTTAAGAATTAAGTAAAGAATTAAGAGATTATGAAGAATTTAAAATATTTATTCCTGGCTTCATTGGGACTCATGTCAGCCCCAATGTTGGCTCAGGAAACTTATCAGGATACTAAGTTTGCAGAAAATTCCCTCACGGGTACTGCACGCTATGTAGGTATGGGTGGAGCTATGGAAGCCTTGGGCGCAGATATTTCTACCATTTCCAGCAACCCTGCCGGTTTGGGTCTGTTCAGAAAGAGCATGGCAAGTTTCTCAGCTGGCGTTGTGGCTCAGCCTGGAGCTGATACGGAACTCAATTTCGATAAAACTCCTTTTGGCTTCGACGGAAAAAAATCGGTTCCTAGTTTCGACCAGATTGGTTTCGTTTGGGCTGCTACAAATGGCGATTCGAATGTAAAGCTCAACTTCGGTTTCAACTATCACAAGAGCACAAATTTCTCTCAGATTCTTTCTGCTGCCAATTATCTCAACGGAGCATCTCAAACCAAATGGGCTTCTGCCAAGACGGCTTACGCTAACAAATTGGATGAGCAGCACAAAGGAGATGGCGATCTGGTTTGGAATGCGGTAGATGCTAACTATAATAAGTTGATGGGCAAAGACGAGGAAGGAAACCAGATGACCTACGATGGCCGTTCGTTCCTCTTTGGCCAGTATCAGAAGGGCTACATAGGCGAATATGATTTCAATATTAGCGTGGGCTTCAACGACCGCGTATGGTTGGGTTTCACCTTGGGCATTCATGATGTTCATTACCGCAGCAATTCTGTTTATACAGAGAATTATGTGGCTGATAAGGAGGCTTACGGAACAGCTTGGGAAAACCAGCGTATCACGGGTACGGGTTATGATGCAAAACTGGGTATTATCTTCCGTCCGGTAGAAGATTCTCCTTTCCGTATTGGTGCTTATGTCAATTCGCCAGTATTTTATGATTTGTCGATGGATGGAACAGCTGACCTGGAACTCGTTGACAAGAACATAACAGACGAAAACGGCAATTATGCTGAGGCTAGCAATACGAACAGTTCAAGTCTCGATTATCGTCTGAATACGGCTTGGAAGACGGGTATCAGCTTAGGTCACACCATCGGCGGCAATCTTGCCCTGGGTGCTACTTACGAGTATGCATGGTACAATCACATGGATAATCGTGTGAAGGATGGCGGTTATTATGATGGTTATTGGGACGAATATTATGAAACCAGTTCAAGCGATGACCTCATGAATGATCATACCAAGCAGTCGTTGCAGGGCGTGAGCACGCTGAAGCTGGGTCTGGAATACAAGCCTGTCAGTATGTTGGCGCTCCGCCTGGGTTATAATTACGTTTCTCCGATGTTCAAGGAGAGCGCAGACCGTGACCAGACAATCCCTTCTCAGGGAACAATCTACGCCACCTCTACAGATTATACCAACTGGAAGGCGACTAACCGATTTACAGCCGGCGTAGGTTTCAACTACGAGAAGCTGTCTATTGATGTGGCTTACCAGTACAGTTGTCAGAATGGTGACTTCTATCCATTTGCAGCCTGGGAGGAGCTTGGTGCGAATGCAGCTCCTGCAACCAAGGTTGACAACAAACGCCACCAGTTGCTGATGACCGTTGGCTATAGGTTCTAAAATGTGAAGGTAGGGGAGTTATTGATTAAATAATGTGAAATCCCGATAAAAAAGCCCACACTTGAGAAAAAAGTTGGGAAAAAGTTTGGCGGTTTCATATAAAAGCCCTATCTTTGCAATCAAGAAATCGGGATGATTTCGTGTCATAGATTAGGTTTTTAGATTAAAGGTGTTATTCACCTTATTTTCTAGGATTAAAAAATATTAGTTTTTTTAGTGGTTAATTTAGTTTTAGTAAGTATGTTTAGGGTCTGTTGTGAAACAGGCCCTATTTTTTTGTGTCTTTACCAAAAAAATCCCCCAACAGGATGGCTTGGAAACCATACCTGTCGGGGGAAGTAATAATCCTAAATAAATCTACCTTGAATAAACTAATACCGGCCTTATTTGAACTATTAAATCATATATTATTTGTTTCTGTAATTATCAAGACCCTTGTTCAGGAAGTCGAGATAAGCACTAACATCTTCTTTGAAACTGAAGGCTGCTGCAAGAGGATTGCCATCGTTGTCAATAGCCACATAGAATGGCTGGGCATTAGCTCCAAACTTGCTTGCCTGCAGATAACTCCACTTGTCGCCAACGGTTCTCAGGGTGCGCTTCTCGCCATTAAACGTTACCTCCATAGGCTCAGCAAGAGGAGTCTTGTCATCTACATAAAGTGAGATGAGAACATAATCCTTTGTCAGCTTATCGGCAACCGATGGATCTGTCCAGACAGAAGCCTCCATCTTGCGGCAGTTTACACAACCATAACCCGTGAAATCAAGCAATACCGGTTTGCCGGAAGCCTTGGCAGCAGCCATTCCCAACTCATAATCCTTATAAGCAGGCTCTACGGTCTTGGTGTTGAGGTTGAAGTCCTGTGTATTAATAGGTGGAGCAAATGCGCTCACAGCCTTGCAAGGAGCACCCCAGAGACCTGGAATCATGTAAACCGAGAATGCCAAAGAACAGAGACCCAACATGATGCAGGCTACAGGCATAGGCTTGTTGATGTCGCCTCCGATTGCATCAACCTGGAACTTCAGCTTGCCGATGAGATAGAGACCCAACAGACCGAAGATGACAATCCAGAGAGAGAGGAATACCTCGCGGTCCATGATGTGCCAGCCGTAAGCCAGATCGGCTACAGAGAGGAACTTCAGAGAGAAGGCAAGCTCGATGAAGCCGAGCACAATCTTGATGGTCTCCATCCAAGAACCCGACTTAGGAGCCGACTTCAACCATGATGGGAAGAGGGCGAAGAGGGTGAATGGGAGCGCCAGAGCAAGCGCAAAACCGAACATTCCTACGGTAGGAGCGAGCCAGTCGCCGGATGTAACGGTCTGAACCAGCAGCAAACCGATGATAGGAGCTGTACATGAGAAGCTGACCAATACCAGGGTAAAAGCCATCAGGAAGATAGAAATCATACCCGTGGTGCTGGAAGCCTTGTTGTCTACCGCATTTCCCCAACTGTCAGGCAATTTGATTTCAAACCAACCGAAGAACGAGAAGGCGAAAACGGCAAGCAGGAGGAAGAGGATGA
This window encodes:
- a CDS encoding OmpP1/FadL family transporter, which codes for MKNLKYLFLASLGLMSAPMLAQETYQDTKFAENSLTGTARYVGMGGAMEALGADISTISSNPAGLGLFRKSMASFSAGVVAQPGADTELNFDKTPFGFDGKKSVPSFDQIGFVWAATNGDSNVKLNFGFNYHKSTNFSQILSAANYLNGASQTKWASAKTAYANKLDEQHKGDGDLVWNAVDANYNKLMGKDEEGNQMTYDGRSFLFGQYQKGYIGEYDFNISVGFNDRVWLGFTLGIHDVHYRSNSVYTENYVADKEAYGTAWENQRITGTGYDAKLGIIFRPVEDSPFRIGAYVNSPVFYDLSMDGTADLELVDKNITDENGNYAEASNTNSSSLDYRLNTAWKTGISLGHTIGGNLALGATYEYAWYNHMDNRVKDGGYYDGYWDEYYETSSSDDLMNDHTKQSLQGVSTLKLGLEYKPVSMLALRLGYNYVSPMFKESADRDQTIPSQGTIYATSTDYTNWKATNRFTAGVGFNYEKLSIDVAYQYSCQNGDFYPFAAWEELGANAAPATKVDNKRHQLLMTVGYRF
- a CDS encoding cytochrome c biogenesis protein CcdA — translated: MKKVFLIFQLLLVVMLAQAQMMNPVKFTSSLKTDGSAVAEIVFSGKIQPGWHVYSTGLGGDGPISASFNVNKLEGAELVGKLQPRGREIAKFDPLFEMKLRYFEGSVTFVQKVKFTQPNYHIDAYLEYGACNDQNCLPPSEAAFKQSGKSPAVDTPAAGAKDALNAKDAKAIDPALAAKMKADSLAKAATLAQTDSATQPVDSAALASAMENLNVKDLWKPVVKELQAFGGANDIANHSLFYIFFIGFVGGLLALVMPCIWPIIPMTVSFFLKRAKNDKKKGIRDAITYGLSIVVIYLVLGLAVTAIAGPSTLNALSTSAVFNIILFLLLAVFAFSFFGWFEIKLPDSWGNAVDNKASSTTGMISIFLMAFTLVLVSFSCTAPIIGLLLVQTVTSGDWLAPTVGMFGFALALALPFTLFALFPSWLKSAPKSGSWMETIKIVLGFIELAFSLKFLSVADLAYGWHIMDREVFLSLWIVIFGLLGLYLIGKLKFQVDAIGGDINKPMPVACIMLGLCSLAFSVYMIPGLWGAPCKAVSAFAPPINTQDFNLNTKTVEPAYKDYELGMAAAKASGKPVLLDFTGYGCVNCRKMEASVWTDPSVADKLTKDYVLISLYVDDKTPLAEPMEVTFNGEKRTLRTVGDKWSYLQASKFGANAQPFYVAIDNDGNPLAAAFSFKEDVSAYLDFLNKGLDNYRNK